One segment of Porticoccus hydrocarbonoclasticus MCTG13d DNA contains the following:
- a CDS encoding O-antigen ligase family protein encodes MLSLSWSEPESSRDILNPIKDIFYLVSFWVIFLSTFNGSDRRLQCLYKWLIIAGSITAACYAAYHYLYLDYPLTRRFSIPGPLVDKVRTGFCLGAGALLCLASLLYEPGNRGRKSTILLLLVALTIFLVTLVLTHTRLAIAGTLFFGFVMIALSPIKNRTKLLLIGLGLMLLIAVYLWLTPLIDTYIEKGQSYRFHLWSGYLKEFHHYWFGHGHGTTIYIAEGGLAGWSAYHSVYLGALLSGGIVGLTLLLLMILTVLFTGWKLRANPYVVVATILFAFACTMGLVNLDSVISRPRGYWLIFWLPVIVLSLHELKSLPRKAFV; translated from the coding sequence TTGCTGAGCCTGTCCTGGTCTGAACCTGAAAGCAGCCGCGACATTCTCAATCCGATAAAAGATATTTTTTATCTGGTCAGTTTCTGGGTTATTTTTTTATCTACTTTTAACGGATCAGACCGCCGACTTCAGTGTCTCTATAAATGGTTGATTATTGCCGGCAGCATTACCGCTGCGTGTTATGCTGCATACCACTACCTGTATCTGGATTACCCGCTCACCAGGCGGTTTAGTATTCCCGGCCCCCTGGTCGATAAAGTACGCACCGGGTTCTGTCTGGGTGCAGGAGCCCTGCTCTGTCTCGCCAGCCTTCTCTATGAACCGGGCAACCGGGGGCGAAAGTCCACTATCCTGCTGTTGCTGGTTGCGTTAACGATTTTTCTGGTCACCCTGGTATTGACCCATACGCGCTTGGCCATTGCCGGAACTCTGTTTTTCGGTTTTGTCATGATTGCCCTTTCTCCCATCAAAAACAGAACCAAGCTTTTATTGATCGGGCTTGGCCTGATGTTACTGATAGCGGTCTACCTCTGGCTAACACCGCTCATCGATACCTATATTGAAAAGGGGCAAAGCTACAGGTTTCATCTTTGGTCGGGCTATCTGAAGGAGTTCCATCATTACTGGTTCGGCCATGGCCATGGAACGACCATTTATATCGCTGAAGGCGGGCTGGCCGGTTGGAGTGCCTACCACAGTGTCTATCTCGGAGCCCTGCTATCAGGCGGCATTGTCGGCCTCACCCTGCTGCTACTGATGATACTGACGGTATTGTTCACTGGCTGGAAATTGCGGGCTAACCCCTATGTAGTCGTGGCCACTATTCTATTTGCATTCGCCTGTACAATGGGCCTTGTCAATCTCGATTCCGTAATTTCCAGACCCCGCGGCTATTGGCTGATTTTCTGGTTGCCGGTTATTGTATTATCACTCCATGAACTGAAATCATTGCCCAGAAAGGCATTTGTGTAA